A section of the Carya illinoinensis cultivar Pawnee chromosome 12, C.illinoinensisPawnee_v1, whole genome shotgun sequence genome encodes:
- the LOC122289185 gene encoding abscisic acid receptor PYR1-like, translating into MEKGEGSSMAEHDETHKTTHHLAVPPGLTQCEFDELKRFVIEFHTYRLGPGQCSSLMVQRIDATPDIVWSVVRRFDKPHTYKHFIKSCTVQENFHMVVGCTREVNVISGLPAATSTERLDILDDERHVTGFSIIGGEHRLQNYRSVTTVHGFDGDGKARTLVMESYMVDMPEGNTEEDTRLFADTVVRLNLQKLASVTEAMARGGDGKSETI; encoded by the coding sequence ATGGAGAAAGGCGAGGGCTCATCGATGGCGGAGCATGACGAAACGCACAAAACGACCCACCACCTGGCGGTCCCACCAGGGTTGACCCAGTGCGAGTTTGACGAGTTGAAGCGGTTCGTGATCGAGTTCCACACCTACAGGCTCGGGCCCGGCCAATGCTCCTCCCTGATGGTACAGCGCATAGACGCGACTCCCGACATCGTCTGGTCCGTCGTTCGGCGCTTCGACAAACCCCATACCTACAAGCACTTCATCAAGAGCTGCACGGTGCAGGAAAACTTCCATATGGTCGTCGGGTGCACCAGGGAAGTGAATGTCATCTCCGGGCTTCCTGCGGCCACCAGCACCGAGAGGTTGGATATATTGGACGACGAGCGGCACGTCACAGGGTTCAGTATTATCGGAGGGGAGCACCGACTGCAGAATTACCGGTCGGTCACGACGGTGCACGGGTTCGACGGCGACGGGAAGGCCCGGACTCTGGTTATGGAATCGTACATGGTGGACATGCCGGAGGGGAACACCGAGGAAGACACGCGTCTGTTTGCGGACACCGTGGTGAGGTTGAATCTGCAAAAGCTGGCGTCAGTCACCGAAGCCATGGCTCGTGGCGGTGACGGCAAATCCGAGACGATTTAA